The Calliphora vicina chromosome 3, idCalVici1.1, whole genome shotgun sequence genome contains a region encoding:
- the LOC135955031 gene encoding uncharacterized protein LOC135955031, which yields MVLTHILKMPIILGRWANRALTSAAISVNALQQQRFKATNMDCKHLEPKCGDRFKKKPCDPRQLEVILKQPAPESLPLQKRAIKFKHPAECCGNPCPDAYPRFDLLYYKRSDKLNREYQQTWAECPELLKKPKVICCFDKIKQPKWQKRPLKHRPQTACKQTCSNANYKCPRTNMEGCREAQIPPKCRRTKAKSLCTKRKAPFPAFSECSRKLPRPRHPIECRCLLTPSMCEVWVHHFRMQRIKKIGLC from the coding sequence atggTGTTAACCCATATTCTAAAGATGCCTATTATATTGGGGCGTTGGGCCAATAGAGCTTTAACTTCAGCTGCAATTTCAGTAAATGCCTTGCAACAGCAACGTTTCAAAGCCACTAACATGGACTGCAAACATTTGGAACCCAAATGTGGTGATCGTTTCAAGAAAAAACCCTGTGATCCTAGACAACTAGAAGTCATACTAAAGCAGCCAGCTCCTGAGTCCCTGCCATTACAAAAACGAGCCATTAAATTTAAGCATCCAGCAGAGTGTTGCGGCAATCCCTGTCCTGATGCTTATCCACGTTTCGATTTGTTGTACTATAAACGCAGCGACAAACTGAATCGTGAATATCAACAGACCTGGGCCGAATGTCCGGAACTCCTCAAGAAACCTAAAGTTATATGCtgttttgataaaattaaacaacCCAAATGGCAAAAACGACCACTTAAACACAGACCTCAAACGGCTTGTAAACAGACATGTTCCAATGCCAACTATAAATGTCCGCGAACAAACATGGAGGGATGTCGAGAGGCCCAAATACCCCCCAAATGTAGACGCACAAAAGCTAAATCGCTTTGTACGAAACGTAAAGCACCCTTTCCGGCCTTTTCGGAGTGTTCACGTAAATTGCCTAGACCTAGACATCCCATAGAATGTCGCTGCCTGCTGACGCCCTCGATGTGTGAGGTATGGGTTCATCATTTTAGAATGCAAAGAATAAAGAAAATAGGTTTATGTTGA